In one window of Pseudooceanicola aestuarii DNA:
- a CDS encoding siderophore-interacting protein, with translation MTHLGEGRVALETDAVHAMFRTHADEHDLPLHSDGTALQLELWGTWVTARPDGPRRTHLTLRAPDAGLLDVLREAVTGHMETLGTLPDWEGITVGAHPANMRLATVAAVTEVSPRFRRIRLTGDLARFAGEGLHLRLLLPPEGTDTAYDVPVQWPVLDDKGRTRWPEGAAALHRPVYTVRRIGAAGDWLDVDVYLHQGGRTTDWTARTTPGDRIGLMGPGGGGIPQEPHLGLWGDETALPAIARILECLPADTRGSACISVPAADLPDLAHPAGMRLTRVDSGAALLADLAASPLPEDGGFAWIGAEKSDVAHARAALAARGLPRTRSLAAAYWSRDAGM, from the coding sequence ATGACCCACCTGGGCGAAGGGCGCGTCGCCCTGGAAACCGACGCGGTGCATGCCATGTTCCGCACCCATGCCGATGAACATGACCTGCCGTTGCACAGCGATGGCACGGCCCTGCAACTGGAGCTCTGGGGCACATGGGTCACCGCACGCCCTGATGGTCCGCGCCGCACCCACCTGACCTTGCGCGCCCCGGATGCGGGGCTGCTGGACGTGCTGCGGGAGGCCGTGACCGGCCATATGGAAACCCTTGGCACCCTGCCCGATTGGGAGGGTATCACCGTCGGCGCCCACCCCGCCAACATGCGGCTTGCCACCGTGGCGGCGGTCACCGAAGTATCGCCCCGGTTCCGCCGCATCCGCCTGACCGGTGACCTCGCCCGGTTCGCCGGCGAGGGGCTGCATCTGCGCCTTCTCCTGCCGCCCGAGGGTACAGACACCGCATACGATGTCCCGGTGCAATGGCCGGTGCTGGACGACAAGGGCCGCACCCGCTGGCCCGAGGGGGCGGCGGCCCTGCATCGCCCGGTCTACACCGTGCGGCGCATCGGCGCGGCGGGCGATTGGCTGGATGTCGATGTCTATCTGCACCAGGGCGGCCGCACCACCGATTGGACCGCCCGCACCACCCCCGGCGACCGGATCGGCCTGATGGGCCCCGGCGGCGGCGGCATTCCGCAGGAGCCGCATCTGGGCCTCTGGGGTGACGAGACCGCCCTGCCCGCCATCGCCCGCATCCTGGAATGCCTGCCCGCCGACACCCGTGGCAGCGCCTGCATCAGCGTTCCCGCCGCCGACCTGCCCGACCTGGCCCACCCCGCCGGGATGCGCCTGACCCGAGTGGACAGCGGTGCCGCGCTGCTGGCCGACCTCGCCGCCAGCCCCCTGCCGGAGGACGGCGGCTTTGCCTGGATCGGCGCCGAGAAATCCGACGTCGCCCATGCCCGCGCCGCGCTGGCCGCGCGCGGCCTGCCCCGAACCCGAAGCCTGGCCGCCGCCTATTGGTCCCGCGACGCCGGCATGTGA
- a CDS encoding winged helix DNA-binding protein yields MSNQKHIGPVVSSAHLADSDLPEASEMEFALTMANHAFQRWITRCMAAAGEPGLSPMEILVLFLVHHRDRPKTLADICLVLNVEDTHLVNYALRKLTERGVVQTGRKGKEKTVAITETGADLCRRYGEVREALLIRGMQATGIDPRELSRLAALLRSISGSYDQAARAAASL; encoded by the coding sequence ATGAGCAATCAGAAACATATCGGGCCGGTCGTCTCCTCGGCGCATCTGGCGGATTCGGACCTGCCCGAGGCGTCGGAGATGGAATTCGCGCTGACCATGGCGAACCACGCCTTTCAACGCTGGATCACCCGCTGCATGGCGGCGGCGGGTGAACCGGGCCTGTCCCCGATGGAGATCCTGGTGCTGTTTCTGGTCCACCACCGCGACCGGCCCAAGACGCTGGCCGACATCTGTCTGGTCCTGAACGTCGAGGACACGCATCTGGTCAATTACGCCCTGCGCAAGCTGACCGAGCGCGGGGTCGTCCAGACCGGGCGCAAGGGCAAGGAAAAGACCGTCGCCATCACCGAAACCGGGGCCGATCTGTGCCGCCGCTATGGCGAGGTGCGCGAGGCGCTGCTGATCCGGGGAATGCAGGCCACCGGGATCGACCCGAGGGAGCTGTCACGCCTGGCCGCCCTGTTGCGCAGCATCTCGGGCAGCTACGACCAGGCGGCGCGGGCGGCGGCAAGTCTGTGA
- a CDS encoding TRAP transporter large permease yields MEIAYLAPMLVVVLFATLAAGLWIGFALIAVGMVAMIAASSAPVTLVFATKVWGGLTVWDLTALPMFIWMGEILVRSRLSSDMFAGLAPFTRYLPGRLLHVNVLGCALFAAVSGSSAATTATIGRMSVPELTSRGYDSRMAIGTLAGSGTFGFLIPPSIILIVYGAATEQSIARLFLAGLVPGLMLAVLFSGYIVVWSLMNPDRVPDAEPITDRRETFGALARLLPVVGLIVAVIGSIYAGIASPTEAAVIGVTGALVLASLTGAMSRAGFTEALRAATVTTCMIAFILGGAAFLTVAMGYTGIPRALAGWIGEMGLSPYALLAALTVFFIVMGMFLDGISIVVLTVSIILPMVMEAGIDPIWFGVFLVLVVEMSQITPPVGFNLFVLQKITGRDILTLAGYALPFFLLLVVAVAILSVFPQIALWLPGTMLSR; encoded by the coding sequence ATGGAAATCGCATATCTCGCCCCGATGCTGGTCGTCGTGCTGTTTGCCACGCTGGCCGCAGGCCTCTGGATCGGGTTCGCCCTGATCGCCGTGGGCATGGTGGCGATGATTGCCGCCTCCTCCGCTCCGGTCACGCTGGTCTTCGCGACCAAGGTCTGGGGCGGGCTGACCGTCTGGGATCTGACCGCCCTGCCGATGTTCATCTGGATGGGCGAAATCCTGGTCCGGTCGCGGCTGTCGTCGGACATGTTCGCCGGGCTGGCCCCGTTCACCCGCTACCTGCCCGGACGGTTGCTGCATGTGAACGTGCTGGGCTGCGCGCTGTTCGCCGCCGTCTCCGGCTCCTCCGCCGCGACGACGGCGACGATTGGCCGGATGTCGGTGCCGGAACTGACCTCGCGCGGCTACGATTCCCGCATGGCCATCGGCACATTGGCCGGGTCGGGCACCTTCGGCTTTCTGATCCCGCCGTCGATCATCCTGATCGTCTACGGCGCCGCCACCGAACAGAGCATCGCGCGACTGTTCCTGGCCGGGCTGGTGCCGGGGCTGATGCTGGCGGTGCTGTTTTCGGGCTATATCGTTGTGTGGTCGCTGATGAACCCCGACCGCGTGCCCGACGCCGAACCGATCACCGACCGGCGCGAGACCTTCGGCGCGCTGGCACGGCTGCTGCCTGTGGTCGGGTTGATCGTCGCGGTGATCGGGTCGATCTACGCCGGCATCGCCTCCCCCACCGAGGCGGCGGTGATCGGGGTGACAGGCGCGCTGGTTCTGGCCAGCCTGACTGGCGCCATGTCCCGGGCCGGGTTCACCGAGGCCCTGCGCGCGGCCACGGTGACCACCTGCATGATCGCCTTCATCCTCGGCGGCGCGGCCTTCCTGACTGTCGCCATGGGCTATACCGGCATCCCTCGCGCGCTGGCCGGCTGGATCGGCGAGATGGGCCTGTCGCCCTACGCCCTGCTGGCGGCGTTGACGGTATTCTTCATCGTGATGGGCATGTTCCTTGACGGGATCTCCATCGTGGTTCTGACCGTGTCGATCATCCTGCCCATGGTGATGGAGGCCGGGATCGACCCGATCTGGTTCGGCGTCTTCCTGGTCCTGGTGGTGGAGATGAGCCAGATCACCCCGCCTGTCGGCTTCAACCTCTTTGTCCTGCAAAAGATCACCGGGCGGGACATCCTGACGCTGGCGGGCTATGCGCTGCCGTTCTTCCTGTTGCTGGTGGTGGCCGTGGCGATCCTGTCGGTATTCCCGCAGATCGCGCTGTGGCTGCCCGGAACGATGCTCAGCCGATGA
- a CDS encoding TRAP transporter small permease, translating to MRQILDRTYSAALTLAATAFAAIGILVLVQVTGRLIDRAARAMGAAPPGITVPSLAEIGGFLFLGAVFLGLAGTFTAGGHVRVTLLTRVLPDAPRRALGVAVAAGAAGLCAFATWSSLLQFLDSVKFTSVSYGMVKIPLAIPQGVMTLGLALLLLAILDAMVVLARGNTPAYEAAEEETG from the coding sequence GTGCGACAGATCCTGGACAGAACGTATTCGGCCGCGTTGACGCTGGCCGCCACTGCCTTTGCGGCCATCGGAATTCTGGTGCTGGTGCAGGTGACGGGCCGGTTGATCGACCGCGCCGCCCGCGCCATGGGGGCCGCCCCGCCGGGCATCACCGTGCCCTCCCTCGCTGAAATCGGCGGGTTCCTGTTTCTTGGCGCCGTCTTCCTGGGGCTGGCGGGCACCTTTACCGCCGGGGGTCACGTCCGGGTCACCCTGCTGACCCGCGTTTTACCCGACGCCCCGCGCCGCGCACTGGGCGTGGCGGTGGCGGCCGGAGCGGCGGGGCTCTGCGCCTTTGCCACATGGTCCAGCCTTCTGCAATTCCTTGATTCCGTGAAGTTTACTTCCGTCAGCTACGGCATGGTGAAGATCCCGCTGGCGATCCCGCAGGGCGTGATGACGCTGGGGCTGGCCCTGCTGTTGCTGGCGATTCTGGATGCCATGGTCGTTCTGGCGCGGGGCAATACCCCCGCCTACGAAGCCGCCGAAGAGGAGACGGGCTGA
- a CDS encoding TRAP transporter substrate-binding protein: protein MTASFKTPLLAAGLAAFAMPLWAESWDMPTPYGDSIFHTQNIIQFAEDVTQATGGELEITVHSAGSLFAHPEIKDAVRRGLAPIGETLMSRLANEDPIFGVDSIPFLAASYEDALKLWEASRPLVEEKLAEQGLTLLYAVPWPGQSIYTQDQIESTADLEGAAFRAYNTATERLAQLMGAVPTQIETGDIPTAFSTGRVAAMITSPSTGVSAQAWDFTSYYTDTQAWLPKNMVIVNSGAFEGLSDEVRAAVMQAASTAEARGWEMSMAETESKIAALKDGGMTVVDPSAKLSEELAAIGQTMTDEWLAEAGDAGQSVIDAYTGE from the coding sequence ATGACCGCTTCTTTCAAGACGCCGCTTCTGGCGGCTGGCCTTGCCGCATTTGCCATGCCCCTCTGGGCCGAAAGCTGGGACATGCCGACGCCCTATGGCGATTCCATCTTTCACACGCAGAACATCATCCAGTTTGCCGAAGACGTGACCCAGGCCACGGGCGGGGAGCTGGAGATCACCGTCCATTCCGCCGGATCGCTGTTCGCCCACCCCGAGATCAAGGACGCCGTACGCCGGGGCCTTGCCCCCATCGGCGAAACGCTGATGTCGCGCCTGGCGAACGAAGACCCGATCTTTGGCGTGGACAGCATTCCGTTTCTCGCCGCCTCCTACGAGGATGCGCTGAAACTCTGGGAGGCCTCCCGGCCGCTGGTCGAGGAAAAGCTGGCTGAACAGGGGCTGACCCTGCTGTATGCCGTGCCGTGGCCCGGCCAGTCGATTTATACTCAGGACCAGATCGAAAGCACCGCCGATCTGGAAGGGGCCGCTTTCCGCGCGTACAACACTGCGACCGAGCGGCTGGCCCAGCTGATGGGCGCCGTGCCCACCCAGATCGAGACCGGCGATATCCCCACCGCCTTCTCCACCGGGCGCGTGGCGGCGATGATCACCTCTCCCTCCACCGGGGTGTCGGCGCAGGCCTGGGATTTCACCTCCTATTACACCGACACCCAGGCCTGGCTGCCCAAGAATATGGTGATCGTGAATTCCGGCGCCTTTGAGGGCCTGTCCGACGAGGTCAGGGCCGCCGTGATGCAGGCCGCCTCCACCGCCGAGGCGCGCGGATGGGAGATGTCCATGGCCGAAACCGAAAGCAAGATCGCAGCCCTGAAGGACGGCGGCATGACCGTGGTCGATCCGTCGGCCAAATTGTCCGAGGAGCTGGCCGCCATCGGTCAGACCATGACCGACGAATGGCTGGCCGAAGCAGGCGATGCGGGCCAATCCGTCATCGACGCCTATACCGGCGAATGA
- a CDS encoding hydantoinase B/oxoprolinase family protein, which produces MTDQISSNRWDFWIDRGGTFTDVIGRAPDGTLSARKLLSENPEAYDDAAIEGIRRHLGDDVIDPARVGTVRMGTTVATNALLERKGDRTLLLITRGFRDALRIAYQDRPDIFAKEILLPDQLYDRVVEVEERVLADGTVETPLDTDSVTDALAQARADGIDAVAIVLMHSWAAPEHERQLEQAARDAGFGQVSASHEVSPLIKLVGRGDTTVVDAYLTPILSRYVDKVASALGATPPEEAGPTLLFMMSSGGLTAADRFKGRDAILSGPAGGVVGMARTGQIAGHDRVIGFDMGGTSTDVAHFDGVFERAFETQVAGVRMRTPMVRVHTVAAGGGSILHAEPGRFRVGPDSAGADPGPACYRRGGPLTVTDANVMLGKLNPDFFPPIFGPGQDQPLDRDAVVARFTEIAEAEGKAPEEVAEGFLRIAVENMANAIKKISVQRGHDVTRYLLNAFGGAGGQHACLVADALGMRQVLIHPMSGLLSAYGIGLARVTEARQQGMETEFTPAGQGNLDAAMARLQAEVQEALVQQGVSGADVAMTRRLHLRYAGTDTALPVVWSGDATAAVAAFETAHKAEFGFTDPDAQLVVEAVEVEGEAAASAADAEPEHPATPSEAPVADRVRVFSGGAWHDAAVVRRDDIAPGSSVAGPALVIEANQTIVIEPGWTAQVSTHDHILMTRTEAASRASAAGTEADPVLLEVFNNLFMNIAEQMGVALQKTSRSVNIKERLDFSCAVFDADGALVANAPHMPVHLGSMDRSVEAVIRQNEGRVKPGDVYALNAPYNGGTHLPDITVVTPIFDAAQAQILFWVASRGHHADVGGVAPGSMTPRATSVEEEGVLIDNFLLVEGGRFRDAEIRALLTDHAYPCRNPDQNVADLKAQVAANARGAAELSSMIDLFGLDVVQAYMGHVQDNAAAEVARVLTRLDDGACAYETDSGQVIRVKITIDREKNEAIVDFTGTSEAMKNNFNAPEPVTRAAVLYVFRVMVEAPIPMNAGCLRPIRIIVPDGCMLSPRYPAAVVAGNVETSQHVTNALFAALGAMSNSEGTMNNLTFGNARHQYYETICAGSPAGRMNDGREFDGAAGVHVHMTNSRLTDPEVLESRYPVVLERFGIDADSGGTGRRRGGDGTTRVIRFLEDMDLSILASHRHRAPQGIAGGQEGRKGRTEIRRKDGQVEELKNADQTTVAAGDAVIIVTPTPGGYGEG; this is translated from the coding sequence ATGACTGACCAGATTTCAAGCAACCGGTGGGATTTCTGGATCGACCGTGGGGGCACCTTTACCGACGTCATCGGCCGTGCGCCCGATGGCACGCTGTCGGCGCGCAAGCTGCTGTCGGAAAACCCCGAAGCCTATGATGATGCAGCGATAGAGGGCATCCGCCGCCACCTGGGCGACGACGTGATCGACCCCGCCCGCGTCGGCACCGTGCGCATGGGCACCACCGTCGCCACCAACGCCCTGCTAGAGCGCAAGGGCGACCGCACGCTGCTGCTGATCACCCGCGGCTTCCGTGATGCGCTGCGAATCGCCTACCAGGACCGGCCCGACATCTTCGCCAAGGAGATCCTGTTGCCCGACCAGCTTTATGATCGCGTGGTCGAGGTGGAGGAACGCGTACTGGCCGATGGCACGGTGGAAACCCCGTTGGACACGGACAGCGTGACCGATGCGCTGGCTCAGGCGCGCGCTGACGGGATCGACGCGGTGGCCATCGTGCTGATGCATTCCTGGGCGGCGCCCGAACACGAACGCCAGTTGGAACAGGCCGCCCGCGACGCGGGCTTTGGCCAGGTGTCCGCCAGTCACGAGGTTTCCCCCCTGATCAAGCTGGTCGGACGCGGTGACACCACCGTGGTGGATGCCTACCTGACCCCGATCCTGTCGCGCTACGTCGACAAGGTTGCCAGCGCCCTGGGCGCCACCCCGCCCGAGGAGGCCGGGCCGACGCTGCTGTTCATGATGTCCTCCGGCGGGCTGACGGCGGCGGACCGGTTCAAGGGGCGCGATGCCATCCTGTCCGGCCCGGCGGGCGGCGTGGTGGGCATGGCGCGCACCGGCCAGATCGCTGGGCATGATCGGGTAATCGGCTTTGACATGGGCGGCACCTCGACCGACGTGGCGCATTTCGACGGCGTGTTCGAACGCGCCTTTGAAACCCAGGTGGCAGGGGTGCGGATGCGCACGCCCATGGTCCGGGTGCATACGGTCGCGGCGGGCGGCGGGTCCATCCTGCATGCCGAACCGGGGCGCTTTCGCGTCGGCCCCGACAGTGCCGGTGCCGATCCGGGGCCGGCCTGCTATCGCCGGGGCGGGCCGCTGACGGTGACGGACGCCAATGTCATGCTGGGCAAGCTGAACCCCGATTTCTTTCCGCCGATCTTCGGCCCGGGCCAGGATCAGCCGTTGGACCGCGATGCCGTCGTCGCCCGGTTCACCGAGATCGCGGAGGCTGAAGGCAAAGCCCCCGAAGAGGTCGCCGAAGGCTTCCTGCGTATCGCGGTGGAGAACATGGCCAACGCGATCAAGAAGATTTCCGTGCAGCGCGGCCATGACGTGACCCGCTACCTGCTGAACGCCTTTGGCGGGGCGGGTGGGCAGCACGCCTGCCTGGTCGCCGATGCGTTGGGGATGCGCCAGGTGCTGATCCACCCGATGTCCGGCTTGCTTTCGGCCTATGGTATCGGCCTGGCCCGCGTGACTGAGGCGCGCCAGCAGGGGATGGAGACGGAATTCACCCCCGCGGGGCAGGGCAATCTGGATGCGGCCATGGCCCGACTTCAGGCCGAGGTCCAGGAGGCGCTGGTGCAACAGGGCGTCAGCGGTGCCGATGTCGCCATGACCCGGCGCCTGCACCTGCGCTATGCCGGGACGGACACAGCCCTGCCGGTGGTCTGGTCCGGCGATGCCACCGCTGCTGTCGCTGCCTTCGAAACGGCACACAAGGCGGAGTTCGGCTTTACCGACCCTGACGCGCAGCTGGTGGTCGAGGCCGTCGAGGTCGAGGGGGAAGCCGCCGCCTCTGCCGCCGATGCCGAACCCGAACATCCCGCAACCCCGTCCGAGGCGCCGGTGGCCGATCGCGTGCGCGTCTTCTCCGGCGGGGCGTGGCACGACGCGGCTGTTGTCCGGCGCGATGACATCGCCCCCGGCAGCAGTGTCGCCGGCCCCGCGCTGGTGATCGAGGCAAACCAGACCATCGTCATCGAACCCGGTTGGACCGCTCAGGTCAGCACTCATGATCATATCCTCATGACCCGGACCGAAGCGGCCAGCCGGGCCAGCGCGGCGGGGACAGAGGCCGATCCGGTTCTGCTGGAGGTGTTCAACAACCTGTTCATGAATATCGCCGAGCAGATGGGCGTGGCCCTGCAAAAGACCTCGCGCTCCGTCAATATCAAGGAACGGCTGGATTTCTCCTGCGCGGTCTTCGATGCTGACGGCGCGCTGGTGGCCAATGCACCGCATATGCCCGTGCACCTCGGCTCCATGGACCGGTCGGTGGAGGCGGTGATCCGGCAGAATGAGGGCCGGGTGAAACCGGGCGACGTCTATGCCCTGAACGCGCCCTACAACGGCGGCACTCATCTGCCCGACATCACCGTCGTCACCCCGATTTTCGACGCGGCGCAGGCGCAGATCCTGTTCTGGGTCGCCTCGCGCGGGCACCATGCGGATGTCGGCGGGGTGGCCCCCGGCTCCATGACGCCGCGCGCCACCAGCGTCGAGGAAGAGGGCGTTCTGATCGACAACTTCCTGCTGGTGGAGGGCGGACGGTTCCGCGATGCGGAGATCCGCGCCCTGTTGACCGATCACGCTTATCCCTGTCGCAACCCCGATCAGAACGTCGCCGACCTGAAGGCCCAGGTCGCCGCGAACGCCCGTGGCGCGGCGGAATTGTCGTCGATGATCGACCTTTTCGGACTGGATGTGGTGCAGGCCTACATGGGCCACGTTCAGGATAACGCCGCAGCCGAAGTCGCCCGCGTGCTGACCCGTCTGGACGATGGCGCATGCGCCTACGAGACGGACAGCGGCCAGGTGATCCGGGTCAAGATCACCATCGACCGGGAGAAGAACGAGGCCATTGTCGATTTCACCGGCACGTCGGAGGCGATGAAGAACAACTTCAACGCGCCCGAGCCGGTGACGCGCGCGGCGGTTCTCTATGTCTTCCGCGTGATGGTGGAGGCCCCGATCCCGATGAATGCGGGCTGCTTGCGCCCGATCCGCATCATCGTCCCGGATGGCTGCATGTTGTCGCCGCGCTACCCCGCCGCCGTCGTGGCCGGCAACGTGGAGACCTCTCAGCACGTGACCAACGCGCTGTTCGCGGCCCTGGGCGCGATGTCGAATTCCGAGGGCACGATGAACAACCTGACCTTCGGCAATGCGCGCCACCAATATTACGAGACGATCTGCGCCGGCTCTCCCGCCGGGCGGATGAACGACGGGCGCGAATTCGACGGGGCGGCCGGGGTGCATGTGCACATGACCAATTCCCGCCTGACGGACCCGGAAGTTCTGGAAAGCCGCTATCCCGTGGTGCTGGAACGGTTCGGCATCGACGCGGACTCCGGCGGGACAGGGCGCCGACGCGGCGGCGATGGTACGACCCGTGTGATCCGGTTCCTTGAGGATATGGACCTGTCCATTCTCGCCTCCCACCGCCACCGCGCGCCGCAGGGCATCGCCGGCGGCCAAGAAGGCCGCAAGGGCCGCACCGAGATCCGCCGCAAGGATGGCCAGGTGGAGGAGCTCAAGAACGCCGACCAGACCACCGTCGCCGCCGGAGACGCGGTCATCATCGTCACCCCGACCCCGGGCGGCTACGGCGAAGGCTGA
- a CDS encoding L-serine ammonia-lyase, with translation MFISLFDIFKIGIGPSSSHTMGPMVAAARFLDLLRAAPFSAHGLRASLHGSLAFTGRGHATDRATILGLAGFRPDDYDATAAEAELNRIRAEGTLHPDGLPPLMFAPANDLVFDFDAALPGHPNGLRLMATDAQGDVIQSQVYYSIGGGFVLTEEELAQGKAEAEGPPVPYPFKSGAEMLSMARASGCSIAQMKSANEIARGTRDVTGGTRRIWQVMSDCIDRGLASEGILPGGLGVKRRAGAIHRAILDERGRNLAPPHVVNDWISCYAMAVNEENAAGGQVVTAPTNGAAGVIPAVLRYWLHHVPGASEAGMPDFLLTAAAVGGLVKFNASISGAEAGCQAEVGSAAAMAAAGLCAVMGGTPEQVENAAEIALEHHLGMTCDPVKGLVQIPCIERNGLGAIKAVSAASLALRGTGDHFVPLDACIETMRQTGRDMHEKYKETSLGGLAVNVPNC, from the coding sequence ATGTTCATATCCTTGTTCGATATCTTCAAGATCGGGATTGGCCCGTCGTCCTCCCACACGATGGGCCCGATGGTGGCCGCCGCGCGGTTTCTGGATCTGCTCCGCGCCGCGCCCTTCTCCGCCCATGGGCTGCGCGCGTCGCTACATGGCTCGCTGGCCTTCACCGGCCGGGGCCATGCGACCGACCGCGCCACGATCCTCGGGCTGGCGGGCTTTCGCCCGGACGATTACGACGCCACCGCTGCGGAGGCAGAGCTGAATCGCATCCGCGCCGAGGGCACGCTTCATCCCGACGGGCTGCCGCCCCTGATGTTCGCCCCGGCTAACGACCTGGTGTTCGACTTCGACGCCGCCCTGCCCGGCCACCCCAACGGCCTGCGCCTGATGGCCACCGACGCCCAGGGCGACGTGATCCAGTCGCAGGTCTATTATTCCATCGGCGGCGGCTTTGTCCTGACAGAGGAGGAATTGGCGCAAGGCAAGGCCGAGGCCGAGGGCCCACCCGTCCCCTACCCGTTCAAGTCCGGCGCCGAGATGCTGTCGATGGCCCGCGCGTCGGGGTGTAGCATCGCGCAGATGAAATCCGCCAACGAGATCGCGCGCGGCACCCGCGACGTCACCGGCGGCACCCGGCGGATCTGGCAGGTCATGTCCGATTGCATCGACCGGGGGCTGGCGAGCGAGGGCATTCTGCCCGGCGGGCTGGGGGTCAAACGCCGCGCCGGGGCCATCCACCGCGCCATCCTGGACGAACGCGGCCGCAACCTGGCCCCGCCCCACGTGGTGAATGACTGGATCTCCTGCTATGCCATGGCGGTGAACGAGGAAAACGCCGCCGGTGGGCAGGTCGTCACCGCCCCCACCAACGGCGCCGCCGGGGTGATCCCGGCGGTGCTGCGCTATTGGTTGCACCACGTGCCCGGCGCGTCAGAGGCCGGGATGCCCGATTTCCTGCTGACGGCGGCGGCGGTCGGTGGGCTGGTAAAGTTCAACGCCTCGATCTCGGGGGCGGAGGCGGGATGCCAGGCGGAGGTCGGCAGCGCCGCTGCCATGGCCGCCGCCGGCCTTTGCGCGGTGATGGGCGGCACACCGGAACAGGTGGAGAATGCCGCCGAAATCGCGTTGGAACATCATCTGGGCATGACCTGCGACCCGGTGAAGGGTCTGGTCCAGATCCCCTGTATCGAGCGGAACGGCCTGGGCGCGATCAAGGCCGTCAGCGCCGCCTCCCTCGCCCTGCGCGGCACCGGGGACCATTTCGTCCCCCTCGACGCCTGCATCGAAACCATGCGCCAGACCGGCCGCGACATGCACGAGAAATACAAGGAAACGTCCCTGGGCGGTCTGGCAGTGAATGTGCCGAATTGTTGA